One stretch of Prunus persica cultivar Lovell chromosome G1, Prunus_persica_NCBIv2, whole genome shotgun sequence DNA includes these proteins:
- the LOC109946651 gene encoding uncharacterized protein LOC109946651, protein MSEYEEEQSSPEPLSPRTAAVRAGLRRNYSSSSVESKSYESEGSSMAEIPNNNNDEGGGVLVVQPRKPLREFSIPKVTDQPSCIVYPQLTADRFELKSGMIHLLPTYYGNTTEDPYMHIKQFFEICATIKIENLDDEQIKMRLFPFSLKDKAKSWLYSLPNASIHTWEELSNKFLQKFFPAQKTNKIRKEILGFTQREGEAFHECWERYKEMISSCPHHNIESWMQMQSFYEGLLDSERMMVDATSGEGLMNKTADEAFTLFESLSANSQQWSHNKGRGAPMKAVVSEVSTNNEIAAKLDVMCSLLQQAVTGPRGNKVEVQDQSFAEHMLEQANALQARNPNNDPYSNTYNPGWRNHPNFRWSNNSNVQQSQGPPPGFQTQQRQFQQAPQQVQEQRGDQMGELQDMFKKFMGQQMQTNQNLQNAVNKLEVQVGQIASSMSHRASGTFPSQTEVNPRHQEHAKAVHILRSGKQVDNKVGDANEEQEDGENVEIIQPPQGQPTASNKQSLNPSGKSTGPKVSSNANQVPISTNAFRPIAPFPSRLSKSKKDQGLDEIMETFKKVQINIPLLNAIAQIPKYAKFLKDLCTNKRRFKEHEQVALSEEVSAVLQRKLKDPGSFSIPCIVGDFKIPKALLDLGASINLMPYHVYEKLNLGELQATTVSIQLADRTIRYPKGILEDVLVNVEGLILPADFLVLEMEEAPIPDNELPLIFGRPFMATAKTKIDVEQGTLTMTVNGETVAFKVFDALKPNVLQDCFQIEVFGNPGKERFDGLPYPVESCLLKRGDKEEQGAAHMFNAPIPTHKKGLPKFGDVNIPIIPTIHCDSIHKQKRIRKVARKQWKRITSLVNCLALHEVSIEPKPPH, encoded by the coding sequence ATGTCCGAATATGAAGAGGAGCAAAGTTCACCTGAGCCACTTTCACCAAGAACCGCTGCTGTGCGTGCTGGTTTGAGGAGGAACTATAGTTCTTCAAGCGTTGAATCTAAAAGTTACGAATCTGAAGGTTCAAGCATGGCAGAGATTCCGAACAACAACAATGATGAAGGAGGTGGTGTGCTTGTTGTCCAACCAAGAAAACCCCTGCGTGAGTTTTCCATTCCCAAAGTCACCGATCAACCTTCATGCATCGTCTATCCTCAACTCACAGCTGACAGGTTTGAGCTTAAAAGTGGCatgattcatcttcttccaacttattatGGTAATACCACTGAGGATCCTTACATGCATATTAAGCAATTCTTTGAAATATGTGCTAcgatcaaaattgaaaaccttGATGATGAGCAGATTAAGATGAGGCTATTCCCATTCAGTTTAAAAGATAAAGCTAAGTCTTGGTTATACTCTTTGCCTAATGCTTCAATTCATACTTGGGAAGAGCTTTCTAATAAGTTTTTGCAGAAATTTTTTCCAGCTCAAAAGACTAACAAGATTAGAAAAGAAATTCTTGGTTTCACacaaagagaaggagaagcttttcatgaatgttgggagagGTACAAGGAGATGATAAGTTCTTGCCCACACCACAACATAGAGAGTTGGATGCAAATGCAATCTTTCTATGAAGGTTTGCTTGATTCCGAAAGGATGATGGTAGATGCAACAAGTGGAGAAGGACTGATGAACAAAACAGCAGATGAGGCTTTTACTCTCTTTGAATCCTTGAGTGCTAACTCTCAACAATGGAGCCACAATAAAGGAAGAGGAGCTCCTATGAAAGCTGTGGTCTCTGAGGTAAGTACTAATAATGAGATTGCTGCAAAACTTGATGTTATGTGTTCTTTGCTCCAACAGGCAGTGACTGGCCCTCGAGGAAACAAAGTGGAAGTTCAAGACCAATCTTTTGCAGAGCACATGCTGGAACAAGCAAATGCCCTTCAAGCAAGGAATCCTAATAATGATCCTTACTCAAACACGTACAATCCGGGGTGGAGAAATCATCCTAATTTCAGGTGGAGCAATAATTCGAATGTGCAACAATCTCAAGGACCTCCCCCAGGATTCCAAACACAACAAAGGCAATTCCAGCAGGCTCCCCAACAAGTGCAAGAGCAAAGGGGTGATCAAATGGGAGAATTGCAAGACATGTTCAAGAAGTTCATGGGGCAACAGATGCAAACCAATCAGAATCTTCAAAATGCAGTGAACAAACTAGAAGTGCAAGTTGGGCAGATTGCATCCTCCATGAGCCATAGAGCATCCGGAACTTTTCCGAGCCAAACAGAGGTGAATCCAAGGCATCAAGAGCATGCTAAAGCGGTACACATCTTGAGAAGTGGTAAACAAGTTGATAATAAGGTTGGAGATGCCAATGAAGAGCAAGAAGATGGAGAAAACGTGGAGATCATTCAGCCACCACAAGGGCAGCCCACAGCTTCCAACAAACAGTCCCTCAATCCTTCTGGAAAGAGCACAGGCCCTAAGGTATCATCTAATGCTAATCAAgttccaatttcaactaatgCTTTTAGGCCTATTGCACCCTTTCCCAGCAGGTTATCAAAGTCAAAGAAAGATCAAGGCTTGGATGAGATAATGGAAACATTCAAGAAGGTGCAAATCAACATCCCATTGCTCAATGCTATtgctcagattccaaagtaTGCAAAATTTTTGAAGGATCTATGCACTAACAAGAGGAGATTCAAAGAGCATGAACAAGTTGCATTGAGTGAAGAGGTGAGTGCAGTTTTACAAAGAAAGCTAAAGGATCCAGGTTCATTTTCTATACCTTGCATTGTTGGTGATTTCAAGATTCCAAAAGCTTTGCTTGATCTCGGTGCATCCATTAACCTTATGCCATATCATGTTTATGAGAAACTTAACCTTGGTGAGTTGCAAGCCACAACTGTGAGCATTCAATTGGCAGATAGAACTATTCGGTACCCCAAGGGCATTCTAGAAGACGTTTTGGTGAACGTAGAAGGTTTAATCTTGCCAGCTGATTTCTTAGTCTTGGAGATGGAAGAAGCACCAATTCCTGACAATGAATTGCCCCTTATCTTTGGCCGACCCTTCATGGCGACTGCTAAGACCAAGATTGATGTAGAGCAAGGCACTCTCACCATGACCGTTAATGGAGAAACTGTTGCCTTCAAAGTGTTTGATGCCCTGAAGCCAAATGTTTTACAAGattgttttcaaattgaagTATTTGGTAATCCAGGGAAAGAGAGATTTGATGGCCTTCCTTATCCAGTAGAATCATGCTTGCTGAAAAGAGGAGACAAGGAGGAGCAGGGGGCAGCCCACATGTTCAATGCTCCAATTCCCACACACAAGAAGGGACTGCCCAAATTTGGAGATGTGAATATTCCAATCATTCCTACAATTCATTGTGATTCTATTCATAAACAGAAAAGGATAAGAAAAGTAGCAAGGAAGCAATGGAAAAGGATAACAAGCTTGGTGAACTGTCTTGCATTGCATGAGGTGTCGATTGAGCCCAAACCCCCCCATTGA
- the LOC109946656 gene encoding uncharacterized protein LOC109946656, translated as MRQQAVEESSQVQSTNLPHEQGTQGDRPLGTKEEVSQSRSRHRRRRPERPSLRAEDDDRRPPTRSRTNTRRQVVEESSQAQSPNLPHGQSTQGDRPLGTEEEVSQWRSRHQRHRLETPALRAEDVEKLAEKANIIGCNDQVTSSAFKKGLPTEHELYSELAVTPSQTLAEVFATAERYALWDDDRIAAKKASEQVDHSTKQANQKSNQFEQKARDKHRLRPQERGSEIGTFIDFTIPIHQILAQVKDKPWVRRQSPMKRDPSERDTSKYWAFYGEHGHYTNNCNTWKRHLEELIEDRDAAAKEPPKKVIRINTILADSQESGLTTKERKRKIAQATYISQVTTGVPVIVDTPIIGFQKKDLIGLDLPYNDALVIRIQIEQAVIERDHMDEGSAANILQLSVIQQIGLELKISKLSRSLTGFNRATSITVGTIDLDVHSPLVVCSQTFMVIDEISHYNGILG; from the exons ATGCGGCAGCAAGCTGTAGAGGAATCCTCACAAGTTCAATCTACTAATCTGCCCCACGAGCAGGGCACCCAAGGGGATCGACCCTTGGGAACCAAGGAAGAAGTTAGCCAGTCACGCTCGAGGCACCGAAGACGTCGACCTGAGCGACCTTCCTTGCGAGCAGAAGATGATGATCGACGCCCACCAACCCGCTCAAGGACCAACACGCGGCGACAAGTTGTAGAGGAATCCTCACAAGCTCAATCTCCTAATTTGCCTCACGGGCAGAGCACCCAAGGGGATCGACCATTGGGAACCGAGGAAGAAGTTAGCCAGTGGCGCTCGAGGCATCAAAGACACCGGCTCGAGACTCCAGCCCTGCGAGCAGAGGATGTGGAGAAGCTA GCTGAGAAGGCTAACATCATAGGATGCAATGACCAAGTTACATCCTCAGCTTTCAAGAAGGGTTTGCCAACCGAGCACGAGCTATACTCGGAGCTGGCCGTAACTCCAAGTCAAACCTTGGCAGAAGTGTTCGCGACGGCAGAACGCTACGCACTTTGGGACGATGATCGTATTGCCGCAAAGAAAGCCAGCGAGCAAGTTGATCACTCGACGAAGCAGGCAAACCAAAAGAGCAACCAGTTTGAGCAAAAAGCCCGGGATAAGCACAGATTGCGACCCCAAGAGAGGGGCTCAGAAATAGGGACCTTCATTGACTTCACTATCCCAATTCACCAGATCCTGGCTCAGGTGAAGGACAAGCCGTGGGTGAGGAGGCAATCACCCATGAAGAGAGACCCCTCTGAGAGGGACACCAGTAAATACTGGGCATTCTACGGAGAGCACGGTCATTACACCAACAACTGCAACACTTGGAAAAGGCACCTTGAGGAGCTG ATCGAGGATCGTGATGCGGCTGCCAAGGAACCTCCCAAAAAGGTCATTAGAATCAACACCATTCTAGCTGACTCCCAGGAGTCCGGGCTGACCACCAAGGAACGCAAGAGGAAGATCGCGCAGGCGACTTATATCTCCCAAGTCACAACAGGAGTACCAGTCATTGTGGATACACCCATAATTGGTTTCCAGAAGAAAGACTTGATCGGGCTTGACCTGCCGTATAATGACGCCCTAGTCATCCGCATCCAGATTGAACAAGCTGTGATCGAGCGAGATCATATGGATGAGGGCAGCGCAGCCAACATCCTGCAACTATCTGTCATCCAACAGATAGGATTGGAGCTCAAGATTAGCAAACTTTCCAGGTCGCTCACCGGCTTTAATAGGGCCACATCAATCACTGTTGGAACGATTGACCTTGATGTCCACTCACCCCTAGTGGTCTGCTCGCAAACCTTCATGGTCATCGACGAGATCTCCCATTACAATGGAATCTTGGGCTGA